One Purpureocillium takamizusanense chromosome 1, complete sequence genomic window carries:
- the TMA22 gene encoding Translation machinery-associated protein 22 (BUSCO:EOG092652NQ~EggNog:ENOG503P1VJ~COG:J) translates to MADNEQPDIPAEPQSRHVIYCGVCTLPPEYCEYGGTVRKCQEWLESHHKDMYDRIWSAEALEAATASLSVEAQKRAAKDAQKKTAKAEAAEAKQADKLAKSVVTIKRIERNKKKFVTAVIGLEAFGLELKKVAKDLGKKFATGSSVTKVPSGGEEIVVQGDVSEEVEEFLLEKYKEIPEDNIEFVDDKKKKKAAAA, encoded by the exons ATGGCAGACAATGAGCAGCCCGATATCCCGGCGGAGCCCCAGAGCAGGCACGTAATATACTGCGGCG TGTGCACGCTGCCCCCCGAG TACTGTGAATATGGCGGCACCGTGAGGAAGTGCCAGGAATGGCTCGAGAGCCACCACAAGGACATGTACGATCGGATCTGGTCAGCCG AGGCACTCGAAGCCGCCACCGCTTCTCTCTCCGTCGAGGCCCAaaagcgcgccgccaaggacgcccagaagaagacggccaaggccgaggccgccgaagCCAAACAGGCTGACAAGCTCGCAAAGagcgtcgtcaccatcaagCGCATCGAGCGCAACAAGAAGAAGTTCGTCAcggccgtcatcggcctTGAGGCCTTTGGACTGGAGCTCAAGAAG GTTGCAAAGGACCTCGGCAAGAAGTTTGCGACAGGCTCGTCCGTCACCAAGGTCCCCAGCGGCGGAGAGGAGATTGTCGTCCAGGGCGACGTCAGCGAAGAGGTGGAAGAGTTCCTTCTGGAAAAGTACAAGGAGATACCCGAGGACAACATCGAATTCGTCGACgataagaagaagaagaaggcggcggcagcgtaG
- a CDS encoding uncharacterized protein (EggNog:ENOG503P4FD~COG:S) produces the protein MAPARQKKRDSDQSTASSKPGPMGGSKVPLKASPTTPQHRSPIRKHGKGISLHQKQALIDNLQLEITERARRLRAQYNIHAQGLRSRIEIRVNRIPMSLRKVKMGDLLVKYAEQEKQRVAALNRPPPVPAKDSPRASPQKPAHSTTRPQAVGRAYNGRGNALAGDKENEQENMDQKRRVRAAQGADAGHVRPAQILSPTSSNSRLNRDRPTSPTKSQIARPGSPLKSTGASRSAAMTSVLSSMVERAKATRHGRKLTTASEVSSSSNSTTAGTRGRKAAPAAAPKAGPPSRPATRAGRRASGTSETSEASTGTVVRKTGVGRPPAATKKTTMGTIRKGVTGAGTRKTTTAKAPAAAAPTSSSGRVLRKRG, from the exons ATGGCTCCCGCGCGACAGAAGAAACGGGACTCTGACCAGTCAaccgcctcgtcgaagccAGGCCCGATGGGAGGCAGCAAGGTGCCGCTCAAGGCAAGCCCAACGACACCGCAACACCGGAGTCCGATCAGAAAACACGGCAAGGGAATTAGCCTGCACCAGAAGCAGGCTCTCATTGACAATCTGCAACTCGAAA TCACAGaacgcgcccgccgactaCGGGCGCAATACAATATCCACGCGCAGGGCCTTCGATCGCGGATAGAAATCAGAGTCAACAGGATTCCTATGTCCTTGCGCAAAGTCAAAATGGGTGACTTGCTCGTCAAGTACGCCGAGCAGGAGAAGCAGCGGGTTGCGGCATTGAATCGACCGCCGCCAGTTCCGGCCAAAGATAGCCCTCGCGCGAGCCCACAGAAACCAGCACACAGCACAACACGGCCGCAAGCCGTCGGCAGAGCCTACAATGGGAGAGG CAACGCGCTCGCTGGAGACAAGGAAAACGAACAGGAGAACATGGATCAGAAGCGACgggtgcgcgccgcccaagggGCAGATGCCGGTCATGTTCGCCCGGCTCAAATACTCTCGCCCACGTCGTCAAACTCCCGCCTCAACAGAGATAGACCAACGTCGCCTACAAAATCGCAGATTGCTCGGCCAGGGTCGCCTCTAAAATCCACCGGGGCCAGTCGCTCCGCGGCCATGACAAGCGTTCTCTCTAGCATGGTGGAGAGGGCAAAGGCGACGCGTCACGGGCGAAAGCTTACCACGGCATCAGAGgtcagctcgtcctcgaacAGCACCACTGCAGGGACTCGGGGTCGCaaggcggcgccagcggctgcCCCGAAAGCTGGGCCCCCGTCACGGCCGGCAACCCGCGCTGGCCGCAGAGCTAGCGGCACGAGCGAGACCAGCGAGGCAAGCACGGGCACGGTGGTGAGGAAGACTGGGGTGGGCAGGCCGCCAGCTGCAACTAAGAAGACAACCATGGGGACCATTAGGAAAGGCGTCACGGGAGCAgggacgaggaagacgacaaCAGCAAaggcgcctgctgctgcagcgccgacgagctccaGCGGTCGTGTCTTGCGGAAACGGGGCTAG
- the RPN10 gene encoding proteasome regulatory particle base subunit rpn10 (EggNog:ENOG503NUWE~BUSCO:EOG09264XF3~COG:O), with translation MVLEAVMVVVDNSESSRNGDYQPTRFDSQVDAVNVLFQSITQGNPESSVGLMSMGGKGPEVLVTLTTEQGKILEGLHRTKKKIGGSSHLKTGIQVATLALKHRQNRSQRQRIIVFICSPIEEDEKELTQLAKKMKKGNISVDFILFGDLDDDDTQKKLQAFNDAVKGSEGSHLVVIPPSSKLLSDQLVATPILLGENASGPGGAGGSGGGGEEFEFGFDPALEPELALALRMSMEEEKARQEKRAREEEEAAKKASLEGVKEEDEAGGSGSGAQNGDKKDGGDKMDTS, from the exons ATGGTCCTCGAGGCGGTGATGGTTGTCGTGGACAACAGCGAGAGCAGCAGAAATGGCGACTACCAGCCGACTCGGTTCGACTCACAAGTCGATGCCGTCAACGTTCTCTTCCAAAGCATCACGCAAGGCAACCCGGAGTCTTCGGTTGGGCTGATGAgcatgggcggcaagggTCCCGAGGTCCTGGTGACACTTACCACAGAGCAGGGCAAgatcctcgagggcctgcaccggacgaagaagaagattggCGGATCGTCGCACCTGAAGACGGGGATCCAGGTTGCTACG ctcgccctcaaGCACCGTCAGAACCGATCCCAACGACAGCGCATAATAGTCTTCATCTGCTCGCCGATTGAGGAAGACGAGAAGGAGCTCACACAGCTCGCcaagaagatgaagaagggcAACATCTCGGTCGACTTCATTCTGTTCGGAGacctcgacgatgatgacacGCAGAAGAAGCTGCAGGCCTTCAACGATGCTGTCAAGGGCAGTGAGGGCTCGCACCTGGTTGTCATCCCGCCAAGCAGCAAGCTTCTCAGTGACCAGCTCGTCGCGACGCCGATTCTCTTGGGCGAGAACGCCTCTggtcccggcggcgccggcggctctggcggcggtggcgaggagtTCGAGTTCGGCTTCGACCCGGCGCTGGAGCCTGAGCTGGCACTGGCCCTGCGCATGAGCATGGAGGAAGAGAAGGCGCGCCAGGAGAAGCgcgcgcgggaggaggaggaggcagccaAGAAGGCGTCGCTGGAGGGTGtcaaggaagaggacgaggccggcggaAGCGGAAGCGGCGCGCAGAACGGGGACAAGAAGGACGGCGGGGATAAGATGGACACATCGTGA
- a CDS encoding uncharacterized protein (COG:U~BUSCO:EOG09265822~EggNog:ENOG503P3VM), with amino-acid sequence MTVFALIIINKAGGLIYNKTFHDAGLQKISTNDYLVLAGTFHGVHAITARLNPVRPATLPPTHPPGANILPSRPEPSSGLEVLETENFRMQCFTTLTGTKFLLFTDTTQTNVDVTLRRIYDLYSDYVMKNPFYSLEMPVRCDFFDRKLLSYIREINNR; translated from the exons aT GaccgtcttcgccctcatcatcatcaacaaggccggcggcctcatcTACAACAAGACCTtccacgacgccggcctgcaaAAGATTAGCACAAACGACtacctcgtcctcgcgggCACCTTTCACGG CGTCCACGCCATCACAGCCCGCCTCAACCCCGTCCGGCCGGCGACCCTCCCGCCCACACACCCGCCCGGCGCAAACATCCTCCCCAGCCGCCCCGAGCCCTCTTccggcctcgaggtgctcgagaCGGAAAACTTTCGCATGCAGTGCTTTACCACCCTCACCGGCACAAAATTCCTCCTCTTCACCGATACCACGCAGACAAACGTCGACGTAACGCTGCGGCGCATCTATGACCTATACTCCGACTACGTCATGAAGAACCCCTTCTACTCACTCGAGATGCCTGTGCGCTGCGACTTCTTTGACCGCAAGCTGCTGTCGTATATTAGAGAGATAAACAACCGGTAA
- a CDS encoding uncharacterized protein (COG:K~EggNog:ENOG503P3BX~BUSCO:EOG09264ZI5) — protein MSNKMSRPKPPPPGTEEASANLNLGEFQNVDTLTLSEAALVLNALVAKRRNDRKNVNETEMLNQTLNYLDHFARFTQKENVEAVERLLSSHKDLAKFERAQLGSLCCENADEAKTLIPSLQDKIKDEDLQDLLDEISKLQNR, from the exons ATGTCCAACAAGATGTCGCGCCCGAAGCCGCCCCCTCCCGGCACGGAGGAGGCCTCGGCGAACCTCAACCTGGGCGAGTTCCAAAACGTCGACACCCTGACGCTGTCCGAAGCCGCGCTCGTCCTCAACGCCCTGGTGGCCAAGCGCCGAAACGATCGTAAAAACGTCAATGAGACCGA GATGTTGAATCAAACCCTCAACTACTTGGACCACTTTGCACGGTTTACGCAAAAAGAGAATGTCGAAGCCGTGGAGCGGCTGCTGAGCTCGCACAAGGACCTGGCCAAGTTTGAGCGCGCGCAACTTG GATCCCTATGCTGCGAAAATGCCGACGAGGCAAAGACCTTGATCCCGTCGTTGCAAGACAAGATCAAGGATGAGGATCTGCAAGATCTGCTCGACGAGATCTCGAAGCTCCAGAACCGATGA
- a CDS encoding uncharacterized protein (EggNog:ENOG503P8N2~TransMembrane:1 (o190-212i)), translated as MVPAPEALGQRAADAATCPKGTAFYRCDGNDFLGCCSVDPCDLPTCPDGGDDTATASAPVTLPTLSTSTKSSKHTSKTTESSSERPRSTITLTASSTSKRTDSGITHTIPNSSVVTVTRHTTIFSEAPSSTTDIPSLTDTASLVETPSLTKTAADQSTGISYSPTTDTPAASSSSATTNAQAGSVASGTIVAVAVGGTACLAIIVVLIWGAIQRQRKQRLLEEAQISNDFVFSVPSSGHGPGRDDASAVASAVEKQGPQYQHASPHTTGRPVSTDPFAPFGGRVDRPQNQHRSGTDAYEMSTIAVSPVEMDGRGVAAPAELPAEAPVFPVSPMSPADFAAGGLVRPHSYHHYSPGSVPTTPAADPRANLSSIQTQSGRAGYVNQWDQWRTLGGGGSGSGNDRAPGAAGGGRS; from the exons ATGGTCCCAGCCCCCGAGGCGCTCggccaacgcgccgccgacgccgcgactTGTCCCAAAGGCACCGCGTTCTACAGGTGCGACGGCAACGACTTtctcggctgctgctctgtCGACCCGTGCGATCTGCCGACCTGCCCCGACGGTGGTGACGACACCgcaacggcctcggcgcccgtcaCGTTGCCGACGCTTTCGACCAGCACCAAGTCGAGCAAGCACACCTCAAAGACAACCGAGAGCAGCTCTGAGAGACCCCGGAGCACCATCACCctcacggcgtcgtcgacttcgaAGCGCACGGATTCCGGCATCACGCACACCATCCCCAACTCGTCAGTCGTGACCGTAACGCGCCACACCACCATCTTCTCCGAGGCCCCGTCCTCAACAACCGACATCCCCTCTTTAACCGATACTGCCTCTCTCGTTGAGACTCCTTCCCTCACGAAGACAGCCGCCGACCAGTCCACAGGCATCTCATATAGCCCCACGACggacacgcccgccgcgagctcTTCCTCCGCCACGACTAACGCCCAAGCCGGCTCCGTCGCCTCTGGAACcatcgtggccgtggccgtaggcggcacggcgtgcctagccatcatcgtcgtccttATATGGGGCGCGATTCAACGACAGCGCAAGCAGAGACTCCTGGAAGAGGCGCAAATTTCCAACGACTTTGTTTTCAGCGTGCCGAGCAGCGGCCATGGACccggccgagacgacgccTCCGCGGTCGCCTCTGCGGTTGAGAAGCAAGGGCCACAGTACCAGCACGCGTCTCCCCATACGACAGGCCGACCAGTCAGCACCGATCCTTTTGCCCCGTTTGGAG GTCGGGTAGACCGCCCACAAAATCAACACCGTTCAGGAACCGACGCGTACGAGATGAGCACTATCGCCGTTTCACCCGTCGAAATGGACGGCAGAGGCGTCGCCGCACccgccgagctgcccgccgaggcTCCCGTGTTCCCAGTGAGCCCAATGTCACCCGCAGACTTCGCAGCTGGTGGTCTCGTGCGACCGCACTCGTATCACCACTATTCACCCGGCTCCGTGCCAACAACGCCCGCGGCAGACCCGCGCGCCAACCTCAGCTCCATCCAGACGCAGAGCGGACGCGCTGGATACGTCAACCAGTGGGACCAGTGGCGCACcctcggtggcggtggtTCCGGGTCTGGAAACGACAGAGCACCCGGTGCTGCAGGAGGCGGACGGTCGTAA
- the puf6 gene encoding Pumilio y domain member 6 (COG:J~EggNog:ENOG503NUF7), protein MASKDAKVGEKRKSSSGTKAKSDGKAKKPRMGDSSEPPKRPAKDESDDFESFSDDDGDGGVKLEGKSDDAPKAGGDKANTAFDRSGMTSRESHAKQKQLAQERKAAKPLADEVHRTKKIWERLRRKSHVPKDERQKLVEELFSIITGRCRDFVLKHDAVRAVQTAIKYSTPEQRKQIARELEGSYAQLAESRYAKFLIGKLLVQNDDEIRDLVIPNFYGKVRKLINHAEASWILDDIYRTVATKEQKASLLREWYGPEFSLRELTKDTTPTADLKEILAKEPSKRGPIMKSLVDMINTLIQKKMTGFTMLHDAMFQYYSSTTPGTEEFTEFMELIKGDEGGDLLKNMAFTKSGARLSCLLLAHGTSKDRKQLLKTYKDTLVLMAGDNYAHLVILTAFDVIDDTKLVAKSVFPELLGDKEDEIVQNVVGAVNNPNARLTLLYLFEGLSKSLFPASQSFDWEVLQEVHEIRKTTSKKDEDVRRKELIAAFAPQLLSVIAAGSTELMSTAFGCQFVADVLLSEVQGKEAALEAVAQSAKGDPKQEPAEDEVAAAPHISRTPFGGRMLKSLIQGGRFDKAAGKVVQVEPPLGFANYLYPVIKDYVVDWATGPSSFVVVAMTEAGDFGESAELKKTLKKNKKALEKAATEMTPEQAAAKEDKAEKADKGGKKGKKKADAPVGNAGSKILLEKL, encoded by the exons ATGGCTTCAAAAGACGCCAAGGTCGGCGAGAAGAGAAAGTCTTCGTCCGGGACCAAGGCCAAGtccgacggcaaggccaagaagccgcGGATGGGCGACTCCTCCGAGCCTCCCAAGCGACCGGCCAAGGACGAGTCCGATGACTTTGAGAGCttctccgacgacgatggcgatggcggcgtcaagCTCGAGGGCAAGTCTGACGATGCGcccaaggccggcggcgacaaggccaacaCTGCCTTTGACCGCT CCGGCATGACGTCCCGCGAGTCGCACGCAAAGCAGAAGCAGCTTGCCcaggagcgcaaggccgccaagcccctcgccgacgaggtccacCGCACCAAGAAGATCTGGGAGCGCCTGAGGAGGAAGTCGCACGTGCCCAAGGACGAGCGgcagaagctcgtcgaggagctgttcagcatcatcaccggcCGCTGCAGGGACTTTGTGCTCaagcacgacgccgtcagGGCCGTCCAGACGGCCATCAAGTACTCGACGCCCGAGCAGCGCAAGCAAATcgcccgcgagctcgagggcagctacgcccagctcgccgagagCCGCTACGCAAAGTTCCTCATCGGTAAGCTCCTGGTGcaaaacgacgacgagatccgcgacctcgtcatTCCCAACTTTTACGGCAAGGTCCGCAAGCTCATCAACCACGCCGAGGCCTCGTGgatcctcgacgacatctaCCGCACGGTGGCCACCAAGGAGCAAAAGGcgagcctgctgcgcgagTGGTACGGCCCCGAGTTTTCCCTGCGCGAGCTGACCAAGGACACGACGCCCACCGCCGACCTCAAGGAGATTCTCGCCAAAGAGCCCAGCAAGCGCGGACCCATCATGAAGAGCTTGGTGGACATGATCAACACCCTGATCCAAAAGAAAATGACAGGCTTCACCATGCTGCACGACGCCATGTTTCAATACTACTCCAGCACTACGCCTGGGACGGAGGAGTTCACCGAGTTCATGGAGCTCATCAAgggagacgagggcggcgacctgctcAAGAACATGGCCTTTACCAAGTCAGGGGCGCGCCTGTCGTGTCTGCTGCTCGCGCACGGGACATCCAAGGACCGTAAACAGCTGCTCAAAACGTACAAGGACACGCTCGTCCtcatggcgggcgacaaCTACGCCCACCTCGTCATCCTGACTGCCTtcgacgtcatcgacgacaccaagctcgtcgccaagTCGGTATTCCCCGAGTtgctcggcgacaaggaAGACGAGATTGTGCAAAACGTCGTCGGTGCGGTCAACAACCCCAACGCGAGGTTGACGCTGCTGTATCTGTTTGAGGGGCTGTCCAAGTCCCTGTTCCCCGCCAGCCAATCGTTCGACTGGGAGGTCCTGCAGGAGGTGCACGAGATTCGAAAGACGACGAGTaagaaggacgaggacgttCGCCGCaaggagctcatcgccgcTTTCGCCCCTCAGCTTCTGTCGGTGATTGCCGCCGGATCAACAGAGctgatgtcgacggcgtttgGCTGCCagttcgtcgccgacgttCTCCTCTCCGAGGTGCAAggcaaggaggcggcgctcgaggccgtcgcacAGTCTGCCAAGGGCGACCCCAAGCAGGAGCCGGCAGAGGACGAAGTGGCTGCGGCCCCGCACATCTCGCGGACGCCGTTTGGTGGGCGCATGCTCAAGTCCCTGATCCAGGGGGGTCGGTTCGACAAGGCCGCGGGCAAGGTGGTCCAggtcgagccgccgctggggtTTGCCAACTACCTGTACCCGGTCATCAAGGACTACGTGGTGGACTGGGCCACGGGGCCGAGCtcgtttgtcgtcgtcgccatgacggaggcgggcgacttTGGCGAGTCGGCCGAGCTGAAGAAGACGCtcaagaagaacaagaaggcactggagaaggcggccacGGAGATGACGCCGGAGcaggccgcggccaaggaggacAAGGCAGAGAAGGCGGACAAGGGtggcaagaagggcaagaagaaggcggaCGCGCCGGTAGGCAACGCGGGCAGCAAGATTCTGCTGGAGAAGCTGTAG
- the GIR2 gene encoding Protein gir2 (COG:S~EggNog:ENOG503NYCM~BUSCO:EOG09265K60): MGREDQVEEREVLESIFPDEITDISETEYRISVTLDPPDGVPGQEEEDEPPQFFLQVRYPADYPDSAPHLDMIAPPNAAPHPDFSVADDREQLLAGLGDTIQENLGMAMVFTLVSALKEAAEQLIQDRRDAAAKVKEEELLAAEREENKKFHGTPVTPETFLKWREDFLREMAEKEQREEEERLAELKRARVKEPVKLTGRQLWERGLAGKVDEEADEEEDDGGMPTEGMDKLQVEAA; the protein is encoded by the exons ATGGGCCGAGAAGACCAAgtggaggagcgcgaggtgctcgagTCCATTTTCCCCGACGAAATCACAG ACATATCCGAGACCGAGTACAGGATATCCGTCACGTTAGACCCCCCGGATGGCGTCCCCGGccaggaggaagaggacgaacCCCCGCAGTTCTTCCTGCAGGTCCGCTACCCGGCCGACTACCCAGACTCGGCGCCGCACCTCGACATGATCGCGCCGCCCAACGCGGCCCCGCACCCCGACttcagcgtcgccgacgaccgcgagcagctcctggCGGGGCTCGGCGACACCATCCAGGAGAACCTcggcatggccatggtcTTCACGCTCGTGTcggcgctcaaggaggcggccgagcagctcatccaggaccgccgcgacgccgccgccaaggtcaaggaggaggagcttctcgccgccgagcgcgaggAGAACAAGAAGTTCCACGGCACCCCCGTCACCCCCGAGACGTTTCTCAAGTGGCGCGAGGACTTCCTCCGCGAGATGGCCGAGAaggagcagcgcgaggaggaggagcgcctcgccgaacTCAAGAGGGCCAGGGTCAAGGAGCCCGTCAAGCTCACTGGCAGGCAGCTCTGGGagcgcggcctcgccggcaaggtcgacgaggaggccgacgaggaggaggacgacggcggcatgccGACAGAGGGCATGGACAAGCTCCAGGTTGAAGCTGCCTGA
- a CDS encoding uncharacterized protein (COG:S~EggNog:ENOG503NY2H) has translation MAPSRPSDRKQPGPGAILADAETQLDVGNLDEAIVLAARALEATGSGGDYELRALNLLGILHVEAGDVDEARSFFQRAVELDGDGMVDEKVGGGPEKFLLLAQLSEDGGQDSVRWFERGAATLRKQIQALSDLPSRTPDQQATLEEKQNKLGGVLCAVAEVYMTDLSWEDDAEQRCEALITEAILIAPGSPETWQTVANVRISQTRVDDAKGALRRSLELWQDLPPEHPLVPEFPTRVGLARLLLETEMEDEALRVLERLVADDDQSVEAWYLGGWGLYIAGEKQREGGAKSASAAPNGEASNAKESQLEGEEWRSTWSTSRKWLVRCLKLYAMLEYEDERLGEHAVELFNAINKELGELPEGEEDDWEDSGEDDGEVDEDDEMQD, from the coding sequence ATGGCGCCTAGTCGGCCCAGCGACAGGAAGCagcccggccccggcgccatcctcgccgatgccgagacgcagctcgacgtcggcaacctcgacgaggccatagtcctcgccgcccgcgcgctcgaggccaccggctccggcggcgactatgagctgcgcgccctcAACCTGCTGGGAATCCTgcacgtcgaggcgggcgacgtcgacgaggcgcggtcCTTTTTCCaacgcgccgtcgagctcgatggAGATGGCATGGTCGACGAaaaggtcggcggcgggcccgaaAAGTTCTTGCTCCTGGCCCAGCTCagcgaagacggcggccaggacaGCGTCCGGTGGttcgagcgcggcgccgcgacccTGCGAAAACAGATCCAGGCCCTGTCCGACCTGCCGTCCCGCACCCCGGACCAGCAGGCCACCCTCGAGGAGAAGCAGAAcaagctgggcggcgtcctgtgcgccgtcgccgaggtgtACATGACCGACTTGTCGtgggaggacgacgccgagcagcgcTGCGAGGCCCTCATCACCGAGGCCATTCTCATCGCCCCGGGCTCCCCCGAGACGTGGCAGACGGTCGCCAACGTGCGCATCTCGCAGacgcgcgtcgacgacgcaaaAGGCGCGCTGCGGCGCAGCCTCGAGCTGTGGCAGGACCTGCCGCCCGAACACCCCTTGGTCCCCGAGTTCCCCACGCGCGTCGGCCTggcgcgcctgctgctcgagacggagatggaggacgaggccctgcgcgttCTCGAACGCCTagttgccgacgacgaccagagCGTCGAGGCGTGGTacctcggcggctggggcctGTATATCGCGGGCGAGAagcagcgcgagggcggggccaagtcggcatcggcagcgCCCAACGGCGAGGCTAGCAACGCCAAGGAAtcgcagctcgagggcgaggagtGGAGGTCGACGTGGTCCACGTCGCGCAAGTGGCTGGTACGGTGCCTCAAGCTGTACGCCATGCTCGAGtacgaggacgagcggctGGGCGAGCACGCGGTGGAGCTGTTCAACGCCATCAACAaggagctgggcgagctcccagagggcgaggaagacgactGGGAAGacagcggcgaggacgacggcgaggtagatgaggacgacgagatgcAGGACTAG
- the RIB5 gene encoding Riboflavin synthase (COG:H~EggNog:ENOG503NZII): MFTGIVEDVGVVSHLDTNDATGGTTITFSVPPGSALLADCHEGDSIAINGCCLTVTSFTPSSFKVGVAPETLRVTNLGALTQAARVNLERAVRADTRMGGHFVQGHVDSVAEILSVLPDGNALTFRFRPRDRGTLRYIIHKGFIAIDGTSLTITKVDDDAGFFEIMLIAYSQERVVLAQKKQGDTVNIEVDMMAKYAEKSLAGILGAEGSAAMPLLEKMVERIVAQGMGAKE, from the exons aTGTTcaccggcatcgtcgaggacgtcgggG TCGTCTCCCACCTCGACACCAACGACGCCACCGGCGGCACCACAATCACCTTCTCCGTCCCGCCCGGctcggccctcctcgccgactgcCACGAGGGCGACTCCATCGCCATCAACGGCTGCTGCCTCACCGTCACCTCCTTCACCCCCTCGTCCTtcaaggtcggcgtcgcccccgAGACCCTCCGCGTCACcaacctcggcgccctcacccaggccgcccgcgtcaacctcgagcgcgccgtccgcgccgacaCCCGCATGGGCGGCCACTTCGTCCAGGGCCACGTCGACTCCGTCGCCGAGATCCTCTCCGTCCTCCCCGACGGCAACGCCCTCACCTTTCGCTTCCGCCCCCGCGACCGCGGCACCCTCCGCTACATCATCCACAAGGgcttcatcgccatcgacggcaccaGCCTGACCATCACaaaggtcgacgacgacgccggcttCTTCGAGATCATGCTCATCGCCTACTCCCAGgagcgcgtcgtcctcgcccagaAGAAGCAGGGTGACACCGTCAACATCGAGGTTGACATGATGGCCAAGTACGCCGAGAAGTCGCTGGCtggcatcctcggcgccgagggcagcgccgccatgcctcTGCTGGAGAAGATGGttgagcgcatcgtcgcgcaAGGCATGGGCGCCAAGGAGTAA